In one Ictalurus punctatus breed USDA103 chromosome 19, Coco_2.0, whole genome shotgun sequence genomic region, the following are encoded:
- the si:dkey-97m3.1 gene encoding fatty acyl-CoA reductase 1 isoform X1 gives MKACSSVVIPPLGKFPLQCVCAAVMASVSEFYAGKCVLITGATGFMGKVLVEKLLRSCPEVKALYLLIRTKQGQSSQQRIHTMLQSKLFDRLREENPDFHKRIIPVSSELTQPGLALSDEDVQTLTQSVHIIFHCAATIRFDEPLKHALQLNVIATQQLLCLAQQMQQLHAFIHISTAYANCNRRHIDEVIYPPPVEPGKLIHSLEWMDDAIVHDLTPRLIGDWPNTYTYTKALAECVVQQESGKLNIGIIRPSIVGASWQEPFPGWIDNFNGPSGVFIAAGKGILRTMRASNDAVADLIPVDVVINLTLAAGWYTAVHRPKSAMVYNCTTGGINPFHWGEIEHHVMLTFKRNPLEQAFRRPNANITSNYLIYQYWILVSHKFPALLYDLFLRLSGQKPQMMRIFNRLHKAIGLLEYFSSQDWEWNSDNMNMLMNQLSTEDRKVFNFDVRQLNWPEYIESYCIGTKKYVLNEDMADIPAARQHLRKLRNIRYTFNTVLLVFIWRVFIARSQMARNIWYFVVSLCFKFLSYFRASSTLTK, from the exons gtGTGTGCGCTGCGGTCATGGCGAGTGTTTCGGAGTTCTACGCAGGGAAGTGTGTGCTGATCACCGGGGCGACGGGCTTCATGGGGAAGGTGTTGGTGGAGAAGCTTCTGCGTTCCTGTCCCGAGGTTAAAGCTCTGTACCTGCTGATTCGCACCAAACAGGGCCAGAGCTCACAGCAGAGGATCCACACCATGCTGCAgagcaag ctgtttGACCGGCTCCGGGAGGAGAATCCAGACTTCCATAAGAGGATCATCCCTGTTAGCAGTGAACTAACACAGCCTGGACTCGCTCTGAGTGATGAAGACGTACAGACGCTCACGCAGTCCGTCCACATCATCTTCCACTGTGCAGCCACCATCCGCTTCGACGAGCCGCTCAA ACATGCTTTGCAGCTGAACGTGATTGCGACGCAGCAGCTCCTGTGTCTGGCTCAGCAGATGCAGCAGCTTCATGCGTTTATTCACATTTCTACCGCATACGCCAACTGCAACCGCCGCCATATTGATGAGGTCATCTACCCCCCACCTGTGGAGCCCGGCAAGCTCATCCACTCACTgga gtggatggatgatgcAATTGTCCATGACCTCACACCGAGGCTGATCGGTGATTGGCCGAACACGTACACCTACACCAAAGCGCTGGCGGAGTGCGTGGTGCAGCAGGAGAGCGGGAAACTGAACATAGGGATCATCAGACCCTCTATTGTCGGGGCCAGCTGGCAGGAACCGTTCCCT ggcTGGATTGACAACTTCAACGGACCGAGTGGTGTCTTCATCGCG gcagGAAAGGGGATCTTGAGGACGATGAGAGCCAGTAATGATGCAGTAGCAGATCTGATTCCAGTCGATGTGGTGATCAACCTCACACTCGCCGCAGGGTGGTACACTGCAGtgcacag accgAAGTCTGCTATGGTTTATAACTGTACAACAGGAGGCATTAACCCTTTCCACTGGGGAGAGATCG AGCATCACGTGATGTTGACGTTTAAGCGGAACCCTCTGGAGCAGGCGTTCCGTCGACCCAATGCTAACATCACCTCAAACTACCTGATTTATCAGTACTGGATCCTGGTGAGCCACAAGTTTCCTGCGCTCCTCTACGACCTGTTCCTGAGACTGTCTGGACAAAAACCACA AATGATGCGGATCTTTAACAGGCTGCATAAAGCCATCGGACTGTTGGAGTACTTCAGCAGTCAGGACTGGGAGTGGAATTCTGACAACATGAACATGCTGATGAACCAGCTGAGCACCGAGGACCGCAAG gTGTTTAACTTTGACGTGCGTCAGTTGAATTGGCCGGAGTACATTGAGAGTTACTGCATCGGCACCAAGAAGTACGTACTGAACGAGGACATGGCCGATATTCCCGCCGCCAGGCAGCACTTGCGCAA GCTGAGGAATATCCGTTACACGTTTAACACGGTCCTGCTGGTCTTTATCTGGCGAGTCTTTATCGCTCGCTCTCAGATGGCCAGAAACATCTGGTACTTTGTCGTCAGTTTGTGCTTCAAGTTTCTATCCTACTTCAGAGCCTCGAGTACCCTCACCAAATAA
- the si:dkey-97m3.1 gene encoding fatty acyl-CoA reductase 1 isoform X2 — protein MASVSEFYAGKCVLITGATGFMGKVLVEKLLRSCPEVKALYLLIRTKQGQSSQQRIHTMLQSKLFDRLREENPDFHKRIIPVSSELTQPGLALSDEDVQTLTQSVHIIFHCAATIRFDEPLKHALQLNVIATQQLLCLAQQMQQLHAFIHISTAYANCNRRHIDEVIYPPPVEPGKLIHSLEWMDDAIVHDLTPRLIGDWPNTYTYTKALAECVVQQESGKLNIGIIRPSIVGASWQEPFPGWIDNFNGPSGVFIAAGKGILRTMRASNDAVADLIPVDVVINLTLAAGWYTAVHRPKSAMVYNCTTGGINPFHWGEIEHHVMLTFKRNPLEQAFRRPNANITSNYLIYQYWILVSHKFPALLYDLFLRLSGQKPQMMRIFNRLHKAIGLLEYFSSQDWEWNSDNMNMLMNQLSTEDRKVFNFDVRQLNWPEYIESYCIGTKKYVLNEDMADIPAARQHLRKLRNIRYTFNTVLLVFIWRVFIARSQMARNIWYFVVSLCFKFLSYFRASSTLTK, from the exons ATGGCGAGTGTTTCGGAGTTCTACGCAGGGAAGTGTGTGCTGATCACCGGGGCGACGGGCTTCATGGGGAAGGTGTTGGTGGAGAAGCTTCTGCGTTCCTGTCCCGAGGTTAAAGCTCTGTACCTGCTGATTCGCACCAAACAGGGCCAGAGCTCACAGCAGAGGATCCACACCATGCTGCAgagcaag ctgtttGACCGGCTCCGGGAGGAGAATCCAGACTTCCATAAGAGGATCATCCCTGTTAGCAGTGAACTAACACAGCCTGGACTCGCTCTGAGTGATGAAGACGTACAGACGCTCACGCAGTCCGTCCACATCATCTTCCACTGTGCAGCCACCATCCGCTTCGACGAGCCGCTCAA ACATGCTTTGCAGCTGAACGTGATTGCGACGCAGCAGCTCCTGTGTCTGGCTCAGCAGATGCAGCAGCTTCATGCGTTTATTCACATTTCTACCGCATACGCCAACTGCAACCGCCGCCATATTGATGAGGTCATCTACCCCCCACCTGTGGAGCCCGGCAAGCTCATCCACTCACTgga gtggatggatgatgcAATTGTCCATGACCTCACACCGAGGCTGATCGGTGATTGGCCGAACACGTACACCTACACCAAAGCGCTGGCGGAGTGCGTGGTGCAGCAGGAGAGCGGGAAACTGAACATAGGGATCATCAGACCCTCTATTGTCGGGGCCAGCTGGCAGGAACCGTTCCCT ggcTGGATTGACAACTTCAACGGACCGAGTGGTGTCTTCATCGCG gcagGAAAGGGGATCTTGAGGACGATGAGAGCCAGTAATGATGCAGTAGCAGATCTGATTCCAGTCGATGTGGTGATCAACCTCACACTCGCCGCAGGGTGGTACACTGCAGtgcacag accgAAGTCTGCTATGGTTTATAACTGTACAACAGGAGGCATTAACCCTTTCCACTGGGGAGAGATCG AGCATCACGTGATGTTGACGTTTAAGCGGAACCCTCTGGAGCAGGCGTTCCGTCGACCCAATGCTAACATCACCTCAAACTACCTGATTTATCAGTACTGGATCCTGGTGAGCCACAAGTTTCCTGCGCTCCTCTACGACCTGTTCCTGAGACTGTCTGGACAAAAACCACA AATGATGCGGATCTTTAACAGGCTGCATAAAGCCATCGGACTGTTGGAGTACTTCAGCAGTCAGGACTGGGAGTGGAATTCTGACAACATGAACATGCTGATGAACCAGCTGAGCACCGAGGACCGCAAG gTGTTTAACTTTGACGTGCGTCAGTTGAATTGGCCGGAGTACATTGAGAGTTACTGCATCGGCACCAAGAAGTACGTACTGAACGAGGACATGGCCGATATTCCCGCCGCCAGGCAGCACTTGCGCAA GCTGAGGAATATCCGTTACACGTTTAACACGGTCCTGCTGGTCTTTATCTGGCGAGTCTTTATCGCTCGCTCTCAGATGGCCAGAAACATCTGGTACTTTGTCGTCAGTTTGTGCTTCAAGTTTCTATCCTACTTCAGAGCCTCGAGTACCCTCACCAAATAA